A genomic segment from Thiomicrorhabdus aquaedulcis encodes:
- the carB gene encoding carbamoyl-phosphate synthase large subunit has protein sequence MPKRSDIQSIMIIGAGPIIIGQACEFDYSGVQACKALKEEGYRVILVNSNPATIMTDPDLADATYIEPIEWRTVEAIIAKERPDAILPTMGGQTALNCALDLDANGVLAKYGVELIGAKADAIDKAENRDRFRKAMRSIGLDMPDSDVAHNLEEAWEIQKRVGFPTVIRPSFTLGGSGGGIAYNKDEFEQICKFGLDLSPTKELLIEESILGWKEYEMEVVRDKNDNCIIVCSIENFDPMGVHTGDSITVAPAQTLTDKEYQIMRNASLAVLREIGVETGGSNVQFAINPENGRMIIIEMNPRVSRSSALASKATGFPIAKVAAKLAVGYTLDELQNDITNGATPASFEPTIDYVVTKVPRFTFEKFPQAQARLSTQMKSVGEVMAIGRNFQESIQKALRGLETDKNGFDEIMPLATMDEKEIKDILRQELRDPGPERIWYVADAFRAGWDLETVHDISKIDPWFLAQIQDLVNIEDDVKQRGLDALDETMLRNLKRKGFSDNRLAKLLNTDAAFIRKFRHTLNIRPVFKRVDTCAAEFETTTAYMYSTYDEECEAKPTDREKIMVLGGGPNRIGQGIEFDYCCVHAAMALREDGYETIMVNCNPETVSTDYDTSDRLYFEPLTLEDVLEIVAVENPKGVIVQYGGQTPLKLAEALEEAGVPIIGTSPESIDLAEDRACFQKILNDLNLLQPPNRTASSVSEAVVLANEIGYPMVVRPSYVLGGRGMEIVYTEPDLIRYMTAAVKVSNDSPVLLDRFLDDAVELDVDAICDGDQVVIGGIMEHIEQAGIHSGDSACSLPPYSISAEIQDRIRVQVAQMAKALGVVGLMNTQFAVKGDDIYVLEVNPRASRTVPFVSKAIGFPLAKIAARCMVGQKLAQQGFEVEVKPKHFSVKEAVFPFIKFLGVDPILGPEMKSTGEVMGIGKSFAQAYAKAQLAAGTVLPRSGTAFLSVRKADREDVVVLANQLISKGFKVVATRGTAVSLKAAGVACDMVNKVTEGRPNIVDSIVNEEIALIVNTSDGSVSIQDSSSIRREALMHKTCYTTTMAGAFAMVEAMDYLDDQPVTRLQDLF, from the coding sequence ATGCCAAAGAGAAGTGATATACAAAGTATTATGATTATTGGTGCTGGCCCTATTATTATCGGTCAGGCCTGTGAATTTGATTACTCGGGTGTGCAGGCGTGTAAAGCCTTAAAAGAAGAGGGTTATCGCGTTATTTTGGTTAACTCTAACCCAGCCACCATTATGACCGACCCAGATTTGGCCGATGCCACCTACATTGAGCCTATTGAGTGGCGCACCGTAGAGGCTATTATTGCCAAAGAACGACCAGATGCTATTTTGCCGACTATGGGCGGTCAAACTGCGCTTAACTGTGCGTTAGATTTAGACGCCAACGGCGTATTAGCCAAGTACGGTGTGGAATTGATTGGCGCGAAAGCCGATGCCATTGATAAAGCCGAAAACCGCGATCGTTTTCGTAAAGCCATGCGCAGCATTGGTTTGGACATGCCCGATTCAGATGTGGCGCACAACTTAGAAGAAGCGTGGGAGATTCAAAAGCGTGTTGGCTTTCCAACAGTAATACGTCCTTCGTTTACCTTGGGTGGTTCAGGCGGTGGAATTGCCTATAACAAGGATGAGTTTGAACAAATTTGTAAGTTTGGTTTAGATTTATCGCCCACTAAAGAGTTATTGATTGAAGAGTCTATTTTGGGCTGGAAAGAGTACGAAATGGAAGTGGTGCGTGATAAAAACGACAACTGCATCATTGTTTGCTCTATTGAAAACTTTGACCCAATGGGTGTCCATACCGGTGATTCTATTACCGTTGCCCCAGCGCAAACGTTGACTGATAAAGAATATCAAATTATGCGTAACGCCTCGTTGGCGGTATTGCGCGAAATTGGTGTTGAGACCGGTGGTTCAAACGTTCAATTTGCCATTAATCCTGAAAATGGGCGCATGATTATTATTGAAATGAATCCACGTGTATCACGTTCGTCGGCGTTGGCGTCTAAGGCTACTGGTTTTCCCATCGCTAAAGTAGCGGCAAAGTTAGCCGTAGGGTACACGTTAGACGAGTTGCAAAACGACATTACCAATGGCGCAACACCCGCGTCGTTTGAACCGACCATTGATTACGTTGTCACCAAAGTACCACGTTTTACGTTTGAAAAGTTCCCACAAGCGCAAGCGCGTTTGTCTACCCAAATGAAGTCTGTGGGTGAGGTGATGGCGATTGGACGTAACTTCCAAGAGTCGATTCAAAAGGCGTTGCGTGGTTTAGAAACCGATAAAAATGGTTTTGACGAAATCATGCCTTTGGCGACCATGGACGAAAAAGAGATTAAAGACATTTTACGTCAAGAGTTGCGTGATCCAGGCCCAGAGCGTATTTGGTATGTGGCCGATGCGTTTCGTGCGGGTTGGGATTTAGAAACGGTTCACGATATTTCTAAAATTGACCCCTGGTTTTTGGCGCAAATTCAAGATTTGGTTAACATCGAAGACGACGTTAAGCAACGTGGTTTAGACGCTTTAGATGAGACCATGTTGCGCAATTTAAAACGCAAAGGTTTCTCAGACAATCGCTTGGCTAAATTATTAAACACCGATGCGGCGTTTATTCGTAAATTCCGTCATACGCTTAATATTCGTCCCGTTTTTAAACGCGTGGATACTTGTGCGGCCGAATTTGAAACCACTACGGCTTATATGTATTCAACCTATGACGAAGAGTGTGAAGCCAAGCCAACCGATCGTGAAAAAATCATGGTATTAGGGGGCGGGCCAAACCGCATTGGTCAAGGTATTGAGTTTGATTATTGCTGTGTTCACGCCGCGATGGCATTGCGTGAAGACGGCTACGAAACCATTATGGTTAACTGCAATCCAGAAACGGTTTCAACCGATTACGATACATCGGATCGTTTGTACTTTGAACCCTTGACGCTTGAAGATGTATTAGAAATTGTGGCCGTCGAGAATCCAAAGGGCGTGATTGTTCAATACGGTGGGCAAACGCCGCTTAAATTGGCCGAGGCGTTAGAAGAAGCTGGTGTGCCTATTATTGGCACGTCGCCAGAGTCTATTGACTTGGCGGAAGACCGCGCGTGTTTCCAAAAAATCTTAAACGATTTAAATTTGTTACAACCACCAAACAGAACCGCCTCAAGCGTGAGTGAAGCCGTTGTATTGGCCAATGAAATTGGTTACCCAATGGTGGTGCGTCCCTCGTATGTATTGGGCGGGCGCGGCATGGAAATAGTCTACACCGAGCCGGATTTAATTCGTTATATGACCGCGGCGGTTAAGGTTTCTAATGATTCTCCGGTGCTGTTAGACCGTTTCTTAGACGATGCCGTAGAATTAGATGTCGATGCGATTTGTGACGGAGACCAAGTGGTGATTGGCGGCATTATGGAACACATTGAACAAGCCGGGATTCACTCGGGTGATTCGGCGTGTTCATTGCCTCCTTACAGTATTTCGGCCGAGATTCAAGACCGCATTCGTGTGCAAGTGGCGCAAATGGCCAAGGCGTTAGGCGTGGTGGGTTTAATGAACACCCAGTTCGCCGTGAAGGGCGACGATATTTATGTGTTAGAAGTGAATCCACGTGCTTCGCGTACCGTGCCGTTTGTGTCAAAAGCAATAGGTTTTCCGTTGGCTAAAATTGCTGCACGTTGTATGGTAGGTCAAAAATTAGCACAACAAGGCTTTGAAGTTGAAGTTAAACCTAAGCACTTTTCGGTTAAAGAAGCGGTGTTTCCGTTTATTAAATTCTTAGGCGTTGACCCGATTTTAGGGCCAGAAATGAAATCAACGGGCGAAGTCATGGGCATTGGCAAAAGTTTTGCCCAGGCCTATGCTAAAGCACAATTGGCCGCAGGCACCGTGTTACCACGTTCTGGTACAGCCTTTTTAAGTGTGCGTAAAGCCGATCGAGAAGATGTGGTTGTACTGGCTAATCAGTTGATTTCTAAAGGTTTTAAAGTGGTTGCCACGCGTGGAACTGCGGTGTCTTTAAAAGCGGCTGGTGTGGCGTGTGATATGGTGAATAAGGTAACAGAAGGTCGTCCTAACATTGTTGATTCTATCGTCAATGAAGAGATTGCTTTAATTGTGAATACATCGGATGGTTCGGTAAGTATTCAGGACTCGTCGAGCATTCGTCGTGAAGCCTTAATGCACAAAACATGTTATACCACCACGATGGCCGGCGCGTTTGCAATGGTTGAGGCAATGGACTATTTAGACGATCAGCCCGTGACCCGTTTACAAGATTTATTTTAA
- the greA gene encoding transcription elongation factor GreA gives MQKHPMTKQGADALQTELVKLKKEERPKITEAIATAREHGDLKENAEYHAAREQQGFIEARIAQIESVLSLAQIIDVTKLSPNGKIVFGATVTVLNVDTDEELTYKIVGNEEADLKHNKISVNSPIARALIGKTEGDEVIVQAPKGNIDYEIISIQYI, from the coding sequence ATGCAAAAGCATCCTATGACAAAACAAGGCGCAGATGCCTTACAAACCGAATTGGTTAAGTTAAAAAAAGAAGAGCGTCCTAAAATTACCGAGGCCATTGCCACAGCGCGTGAACACGGCGATTTAAAAGAAAATGCCGAATACCATGCCGCACGCGAACAGCAAGGCTTTATTGAAGCACGGATTGCGCAAATTGAAAGTGTACTAAGTCTTGCGCAAATTATTGACGTGACTAAGCTGTCGCCCAACGGAAAAATTGTCTTTGGTGCAACGGTCACGGTATTAAACGTGGATACGGATGAAGAGTTAACCTATAAAATTGTCGGCAATGAAGAAGCCGATTTAAAACACAATAAAATTTCGGTTAACTCGCCGATTGCGCGTGCTTTAATTGGCAAAACGGAAGGTGATGAGGTGATTGTACAAGCACCCAAAGGCAATATTGATTATGAAATTATCTCAATTCAATATATCTAA
- a CDS encoding ROK family protein translates to MRIGIDLGGTKIALIALSEQGETLYQQRMATPKGDYLATVQAIAGLVDRAERKVNCIAQSVGVGIPGAVSQKTGRIKNANSICLIGQDLQGDLQTALNRPVKLANDANCFALSEAIDGAAQGADVVFGVIIGTGCGGALVVNQRILSGANAIAGEWGHNPLPWRNDQDIALDCYCGLQGCNETFLSGSGLERHYQQRGGTALSAQNIEALSEQKNPLAAALLDDYIIWLAKGLASVINVLDPDVIVLGGGMSNVARIYRDVPALWSQWVFSDEVNTRLVPPKFGDASGVRGAAWL, encoded by the coding sequence ATGCGCATTGGAATTGATTTAGGCGGCACAAAAATCGCGCTTATCGCCTTAAGCGAGCAAGGCGAAACATTGTATCAACAGCGGATGGCTACTCCAAAGGGCGATTATTTAGCCACGGTGCAAGCGATTGCAGGGTTGGTTGACCGTGCCGAGCGCAAGGTTAATTGTATCGCGCAGTCGGTTGGGGTGGGTATTCCTGGTGCGGTTTCACAAAAAACAGGTCGTATTAAAAATGCCAACTCAATATGCTTAATTGGTCAAGACTTGCAAGGCGACTTGCAAACCGCATTAAATCGGCCGGTAAAATTAGCCAACGACGCCAATTGCTTTGCACTGTCAGAAGCCATTGATGGGGCGGCGCAGGGCGCTGATGTGGTCTTTGGTGTTATTATTGGAACAGGTTGTGGTGGCGCGTTGGTGGTGAATCAGCGCATTTTAAGTGGCGCAAATGCCATTGCTGGCGAATGGGGACATAACCCACTGCCATGGCGCAATGACCAAGACATCGCGTTAGACTGTTATTGTGGATTACAAGGTTGCAACGAAACCTTCTTGTCGGGCAGCGGGTTAGAGCGACATTATCAACAGCGCGGCGGTACAGCGTTAAGTGCACAGAACATAGAAGCGCTAAGCGAGCAAAAAAATCCGTTAGCGGCGGCGTTACTTGATGATTACATTATTTGGTTGGCGAAAGGGTTGGCCAGTGTAATTAATGTATTAGACCCCGATGTGATTGTATTGGGTGGCGGAATGTCAAACGTAGCGCGAATTTATAGAGACGTACCAGCACTTTGGTCGCAGTGGGTGTTTAGCGATGAAGTGAATACACGCTTAGTGCCGCCTAAATTTGGTGATGCCAGCGGTGTTCGCGGCGCGGCTTGGTTGTAG
- a CDS encoding DUF4149 domain-containing protein has product MYTVINGVVIVLITVMLTLGYWVTPLLFGQLEPVLAGALAAKLFSASALLVLGMLTVVILWGVWKNGIFITKSMWPLGLSIFLMTGLYGWVSPAMQSIKLRYPNGVDKLSVDWPMFASLHGVYQVLYLLVIVLMCFWLIKNLLKPLKTL; this is encoded by the coding sequence ATGTACACGGTGATAAATGGGGTAGTGATTGTCTTAATCACAGTAATGCTCACCTTAGGATATTGGGTTACACCTTTATTATTTGGGCAGTTAGAGCCAGTTTTGGCGGGTGCGTTGGCGGCAAAATTGTTTAGCGCCAGCGCGTTGCTTGTATTGGGTATGTTAACTGTGGTGATTTTATGGGGTGTTTGGAAAAACGGAATTTTCATCACAAAATCCATGTGGCCACTTGGGTTAAGCATTTTTTTAATGACAGGGTTGTACGGTTGGGTAAGTCCCGCCATGCAAAGCATAAAATTACGCTATCCCAATGGGGTGGATAAGCTTTCAGTTGATTGGCCCATGTTTGCTTCGTTGCATGGGGTGTATCAAGTCTTGTATTTATTGGTGATTGTTTTGATGTGTTTTTGGCTGATAAAAAATCTGTTAAAGCCATTAAAAACCCTTTAA
- a CDS encoding methyl-accepting chemotaxis protein: MISFDFKQPSILRNMFLAFMGFGVSMGIVFPIFSNLFVEWKEGMLAWFVLSCIAAGISIGLFNFWLLNKMLLQRLKRIGDVANAISQNDVSKSCTLQSNDFIGDMSYSFNLMTANLREMIERITEVSQHLNVASSTLICETQNTQKGVEIQKQDTQQVEEAMHSMNAAVFAMSKHAQSALQAADEASSATTQGSSVVKQTAHSIGLLANEVEEATVVIKRLEHDSGTIVSVLEVIKDIAEQTNLLALNAAIEAARAGEHGRGFAVVADEVRILASRTQASTKEIELTISHLQKASQEAVGVMNRGQQKAHESVQQVNKAGHSLQAIEVAVDTIYQTNSQIANASKDQQNQASRVNESIEHINEEAQKVATGATKTYHSGSEVGRLAKQLSKLVGQFKTH; encoded by the coding sequence ATGATCTCATTTGATTTTAAACAACCCAGTATTTTACGAAACATGTTTTTAGCCTTTATGGGTTTTGGTGTGTCAATGGGCATTGTTTTTCCGATATTTTCAAACCTTTTTGTTGAGTGGAAAGAGGGCATGTTGGCTTGGTTTGTCTTGTCGTGCATTGCTGCGGGGATTAGCATTGGGCTGTTTAACTTTTGGTTGCTTAATAAAATGCTGCTACAGCGTTTAAAGCGGATTGGCGATGTGGCCAATGCCATTAGTCAAAATGATGTTTCTAAAAGCTGTACGCTACAAAGTAACGATTTTATTGGCGATATGTCGTACAGTTTTAATTTAATGACCGCTAACTTGCGAGAGATGATTGAGCGCATCACCGAGGTGTCACAACATTTAAACGTGGCGTCTTCTACCCTAATTTGCGAAACCCAAAACACCCAAAAAGGGGTTGAAATACAAAAGCAAGACACTCAGCAAGTAGAAGAAGCCATGCACAGCATGAACGCGGCGGTATTTGCCATGTCTAAGCATGCTCAATCGGCTTTGCAAGCGGCTGATGAAGCAAGCAGTGCCACAACTCAAGGTTCAAGTGTTGTTAAGCAAACTGCGCATTCCATTGGTCTGCTGGCAAATGAGGTTGAAGAGGCCACTGTGGTCATTAAACGTCTTGAACACGACAGTGGCACCATTGTGAGTGTTTTGGAGGTGATTAAAGACATTGCAGAGCAAACTAATTTATTGGCGTTAAACGCGGCCATAGAAGCGGCACGAGCCGGTGAGCATGGGCGTGGTTTCGCAGTCGTGGCTGACGAGGTGCGCATTTTGGCCAGTCGCACCCAAGCGTCCACCAAAGAGATTGAGCTTACCATTAGTCACTTGCAAAAGGCTTCGCAAGAAGCGGTGGGCGTGATGAATCGTGGTCAACAAAAAGCCCACGAAAGCGTACAACAAGTCAATAAAGCCGGACATTCATTGCAGGCCATTGAAGTGGCGGTGGACACGATTTACCAAACCAATTCACAAATTGCCAATGCCTCTAAAGACCAACAAAATCAAGCCAGTAGAGTGAATGAGAGCATTGAGCATATAAACGAAGAGGCGCAAAAAGTTGCCACCGGCGCGACTAAAACGTATCATTCTGGCAGTGAAGTGGGGCGTTTAGCCAAGCAGTTAAGCAAATTGGTTGGACAGTTTAAAACGCATTAA
- a CDS encoding cold-shock protein produces MTTGTVKWFDEKKGFGFIEAQDGKDVFVHFRAIQGSGYKSLEEGQKVQFEVENGQKGLQAANVSVI; encoded by the coding sequence ATGACTACTGGTACAGTTAAATGGTTTGATGAGAAGAAAGGTTTCGGTTTCATCGAAGCTCAAGACGGAAAAGATGTATTCGTACATTTCCGCGCTATTCAAGGTTCTGGTTACAAGAGCCTAGAAGAAGGTCAAAAAGTTCAGTTCGAAGTTGAAAACGGACAGAAAGGCCTTCAAGCCGCTAACGTAAGCGTTATCTAA
- the carA gene encoding glutamine-hydrolyzing carbamoyl-phosphate synthase small subunit, with product MTQATQALLALEDGTLFWGVSLGAEGETVGEVVFNTSMTGYQEILTDPSYFKQIVTLTYPHIGNVGVNEQDSESAGIMAQGLIVKDCPMLMSSFRAEKSLPDYLKEQNVVAIADIDTRKLTRILRDKGAQSGVIVAGKNIDAADAIAKAKAFSGLNGLDLAQEVTTAEIYEWNEGSWSLENGHQPVENRTGYHVVAYDYGIKRNILRMLADHGCKLTVVPAKTPAETVLAMKPDGVFLSNGPGDPAPCDYAIEAIQKVLEANIPVFGICLGHQLLALASGAKTVKMKFGHHGANHPVQDVDSKKVMITAQNHGFAVEESTLPANLKTTHKSLFDGTLQGISRTDKSAFSFQGHPEASPGPHDVAPLFDQFFENIKNSKQATNA from the coding sequence ATGACTCAGGCGACACAGGCTTTGCTAGCGTTAGAAGATGGCACTCTATTTTGGGGTGTTTCATTGGGTGCAGAAGGTGAAACAGTTGGTGAAGTGGTTTTTAACACTTCTATGACCGGCTATCAAGAAATCTTAACCGACCCTTCATATTTTAAACAAATTGTAACCTTAACCTATCCACATATTGGCAACGTGGGCGTCAATGAACAGGACAGCGAGTCTGCGGGCATTATGGCGCAAGGTCTTATTGTTAAAGATTGCCCCATGTTGATGAGCAGTTTTCGCGCTGAAAAATCGCTGCCTGACTATTTAAAAGAACAAAACGTGGTGGCCATTGCCGATATTGATACGCGTAAACTAACCCGAATTTTACGCGATAAAGGTGCTCAATCAGGCGTAATTGTGGCTGGTAAAAATATTGATGCCGCAGATGCCATTGCCAAAGCCAAAGCCTTTAGCGGCTTAAACGGTTTAGATTTAGCGCAAGAAGTCACCACGGCCGAAATTTATGAATGGAATGAAGGTTCTTGGTCGCTCGAAAACGGTCATCAACCCGTTGAAAATCGCACGGGTTACCACGTTGTGGCCTACGACTATGGCATTAAGCGAAATATTTTGCGTATGTTGGCCGATCACGGATGCAAGTTAACCGTTGTACCCGCCAAAACACCCGCTGAAACGGTTTTGGCCATGAAGCCGGATGGCGTATTTTTGTCTAATGGCCCAGGAGATCCAGCGCCATGTGATTATGCGATTGAAGCCATTCAAAAAGTATTAGAGGCAAATATTCCGGTGTTTGGCATCTGTTTAGGGCATCAGCTGTTGGCATTGGCCAGCGGGGCTAAGACGGTAAAAATGAAGTTTGGTCATCATGGCGCCAACCATCCGGTGCAAGACGTTGACAGTAAAAAAGTGATGATTACGGCTCAAAACCACGGTTTTGCTGTAGAAGAATCTACCTTACCTGCTAATCTAAAAACCACGCATAAATCACTGTTTGACGGCACGTTGCAGGGGATTTCTCGTACGGATAAATCGGCATTTAGCTTTCAAGGTCATCCTGAAGCCAGCCCGGGCCCGCACGATGTAGCGCCTTTATTTGATCAGTTTTTTGAAAATATTAAAAATTCTAAACAAGCCACTAACGCTTAA
- a CDS encoding class I SAM-dependent methyltransferase has product MSDVARLSDKQRLRIQTRHRVSVENYGYEPKALYWSDRTVQEVRFKTLMDSLPKRLCVAENTQIGNDQAWSLLDMGCGFADFKRYLNRHGFYPSYQGVDVSPVVVQAARAIEPGILIFEGELSECKFEVNQFDYVMLSGALNEVVETEVEGTAACYGDYARATLKKMYALCKQGVAFNLLDARHPWVASRSDLQSFLPADIVDFCHTFAHRVTLIEGYLDNDFTVYLHKS; this is encoded by the coding sequence ATGAGCGATGTGGCTCGATTATCGGACAAACAGCGGCTACGGATTCAAACTCGGCATCGTGTTTCAGTAGAAAACTATGGCTATGAGCCGAAAGCACTGTATTGGAGTGATCGAACTGTGCAAGAAGTTCGCTTTAAAACACTTATGGACAGTTTACCCAAGAGGCTTTGTGTTGCTGAAAATACCCAAATAGGCAATGACCAGGCCTGGTCATTATTGGATATGGGTTGTGGCTTTGCTGATTTTAAGCGCTACTTAAATCGTCACGGTTTTTACCCAAGTTATCAAGGGGTTGATGTATCGCCTGTTGTGGTGCAAGCCGCGCGCGCGATAGAACCGGGTATTTTAATTTTTGAAGGCGAGTTGTCGGAATGCAAATTTGAGGTTAATCAATTTGACTATGTGATGTTGTCGGGCGCATTAAATGAAGTGGTCGAAACCGAGGTGGAGGGCACTGCGGCCTGTTACGGTGATTATGCTCGTGCGACATTAAAAAAGATGTACGCGCTGTGTAAACAAGGTGTCGCGTTTAATTTATTGGATGCACGGCATCCCTGGGTGGCCAGTCGAAGCGATTTACAAAGTTTTTTACCCGCCGATATCGTGGATTTTTGCCATACTTTTGCTCATAGAGTCACGCTGATTGAGGGCTATTTGGACAATGATTTTACCGTGTATTTGCACAAGTCGTAG
- a CDS encoding ferritin-like domain-containing protein, with protein sequence MKKNIFQAVYDCLMQADLDCKVAQLTQLQIDWSDDNFDFTPSVEVLRIPDPGRPKNPILVSPKELPRRRLGSAEGHAALMHSIAHIEFNAINLALDAIYRFQSMPVQYYLDWLGVAAEESYHFQMIREHLALLGYEYGDMVAHDGLWMTTYETDHDPMVRMALVPRTLEARGLDVTPAMIQKLRAIGDKRGVEILKILLRDEIGHVEVGTRWFRYLCSERGLNPFKTFQEVVEKYYHGDLRGPFNYEARQQAGFCADEINWLKSLNPTQSGI encoded by the coding sequence ATGAAAAAAAATATATTTCAAGCGGTTTACGACTGTCTTATGCAAGCCGACTTAGATTGCAAAGTTGCGCAACTTACCCAGTTGCAAATAGATTGGTCGGATGATAATTTTGATTTTACACCCAGTGTAGAAGTGTTAAGAATCCCTGATCCAGGCCGCCCTAAAAATCCTATCTTAGTTTCTCCCAAAGAGTTGCCGCGTCGTCGTTTAGGGTCTGCAGAGGGTCATGCGGCCTTAATGCACTCTATTGCGCACATTGAGTTTAATGCGATTAACTTGGCGTTAGACGCCATTTATCGCTTTCAGTCTATGCCGGTTCAATACTATTTAGATTGGTTGGGCGTAGCGGCTGAAGAGTCGTATCATTTTCAAATGATTCGTGAACATTTGGCGCTCTTAGGATACGAATACGGCGATATGGTAGCGCACGATGGCTTGTGGATGACCACCTACGAAACCGACCACGATCCGATGGTGCGTATGGCACTGGTTCCACGTACGCTGGAGGCGCGTGGGTTGGATGTGACCCCCGCAATGATTCAAAAGTTGCGCGCTATTGGTGACAAGCGAGGGGTAGAAATTTTAAAGATTTTATTGCGCGATGAAATTGGTCATGTTGAAGTGGGTACGCGTTGGTTTAGATATTTGTGCAGCGAGCGTGGCTTAAACCCGTTTAAAACCTTTCAAGAAGTCGTTGAAAAGTATTATCACGGCGATTTGCGCGGACCTTTTAATTATGAGGCGCGTCAGCAAGCGGGTTTTTGTGCCGATGAAATTAACTGGTTAAAATCACTCAATCCAACTCAGTCAGGCATTTAA
- a CDS encoding DEAD/DEAH box helicase, whose amino-acid sequence MSFASLGLSAPILEAVAKQGYETPSPIQKQAIPAILEGRDVMAAAQTGTGKTAGFTLPLLERLSKGESARDNQVRALVLTPTRELAAQVAESVETYGANLPLRSAVVFGGVKINPQMIKLRRGVDVLVATPGRLLDLYNQNAVKFKQLEVLILDEADRMLDMGFINDLRKIMALLPADRQTLMFSATFSDDIRKLAKGLVKNPVEISVSPANTTVKSVEQSICPVDKGKKAELLIKLIQEHQWFQVLVFTKTKHGANRLTQQLEKAGIKSAAIHGNKSQGARTRALSEFKSGAVQVLVATDIAARGLDIDQLPQVVNFDLPNVPEDYVHRIGRTGRAGATGHAISLVCADEFDLLKDIECLTGELLTRKVVAGFEPVHALPESRLDTRPIKPSRPKKPKVRSEHHDGQRSGDAARGHKPPSNGGNGANRGGRGSSNRGNGSNNGSGGRSGS is encoded by the coding sequence ATGAGTTTTGCCTCACTGGGCTTATCGGCCCCCATTCTTGAAGCCGTTGCTAAGCAAGGCTATGAAACGCCATCGCCCATTCAAAAACAAGCTATTCCAGCTATTTTGGAAGGCCGTGACGTTATGGCCGCCGCGCAAACTGGTACAGGAAAAACGGCCGGTTTTACCTTGCCGTTGTTAGAACGTTTGTCTAAGGGTGAGTCGGCGCGAGATAATCAAGTGCGTGCTTTGGTGCTGACCCCAACCCGTGAGTTGGCGGCACAGGTGGCCGAGAGTGTAGAAACTTATGGTGCTAATTTGCCATTGCGCTCGGCGGTGGTGTTTGGTGGGGTAAAAATTAATCCGCAGATGATTAAGTTACGTCGCGGCGTGGATGTATTGGTGGCAACGCCAGGACGATTATTGGATTTATACAATCAAAATGCGGTTAAGTTTAAACAACTTGAAGTGCTTATTTTAGACGAAGCCGACCGTATGTTGGACATGGGTTTTATTAATGATTTGCGTAAAATCATGGCGCTGTTGCCAGCCGACCGTCAAACGCTGATGTTTTCGGCGACGTTTTCAGACGACATTCGCAAATTGGCTAAAGGATTGGTTAAAAACCCGGTAGAAATTTCAGTTTCTCCTGCAAATACCACGGTAAAAAGTGTTGAGCAATCCATTTGTCCAGTGGACAAAGGCAAAAAAGCCGAATTGCTGATTAAATTAATTCAAGAGCACCAGTGGTTTCAAGTCTTGGTGTTTACTAAAACCAAACACGGCGCTAATCGCTTAACCCAGCAACTTGAAAAAGCCGGCATAAAATCGGCGGCCATTCACGGCAACAAGAGCCAGGGTGCGCGTACGCGTGCATTGTCTGAGTTTAAAAGTGGTGCGGTGCAAGTTTTAGTGGCCACCGACATCGCTGCACGTGGTTTGGACATTGACCAACTGCCGCAAGTGGTTAATTTTGACTTGCCCAACGTTCCGGAAGATTACGTGCATCGTATCGGGCGTACTGGTCGCGCAGGTGCGACCGGGCACGCGATTTCGTTGGTGTGTGCCGATGAATTTGATTTGTTAAAAGACATTGAGTGTTTAACCGGTGAGTTATTAACGCGCAAAGTAGTGGCCGGATTTGAACCGGTTCACGCCTTGCCCGAGTCGCGCTTAGATACTCGTCCAATTAAGCCCAGCAGACCTAAAAAGCCTAAAGTTAGAAGTGAGCATCACGATGGCCAACGCTCTGGCGATGCTGCGCGTGGGCATAAACCGCCTAGTAATGGTGGTAACGGCGCAAACCGCGGTGGTCGTGGTTCGTCAAACCGTGGTAATGGCTCAAATAATGGCTCAGGTGGTCGTTCGGGTTCATAA